The following proteins come from a genomic window of Mariniflexile sp. TRM1-10:
- a CDS encoding universal stress protein, with the protein MKNILVPVGASQNALSNLQYAVDFAQAFGARLYVVQVYNVYTKAGTMIKIDHILEEDTLNYLNDLVSKVDTKNVEVVVRALKGKFIDTIELVCKAADIDLILIEPRIYSEDDDLFLGKTSGKIVKQTIIPTLIIPEGYVFKPIETILMAVKSAIIKKEGVLTPLKAIKNNFKAVVNLLLVKTPYYNEGDFDVNDELSSIVSEVIHSENPTTYHGVLEHYKMHNPDMLCVVRRKRGFFMKKWENNQIYKKDFNSSLPVLVLSELK; encoded by the coding sequence ATGAAAAATATTTTAGTACCTGTTGGAGCTTCTCAAAATGCATTAAGCAATTTGCAATATGCTGTAGATTTTGCTCAAGCTTTTGGAGCCAGACTTTATGTAGTTCAAGTATATAATGTTTATACCAAAGCAGGCACTATGATAAAAATAGATCATATTTTAGAAGAAGATACGCTTAATTATTTAAACGATCTGGTTTCTAAAGTTGACACCAAAAATGTTGAGGTCGTTGTAAGAGCGCTTAAAGGAAAATTTATTGATACTATAGAGTTGGTTTGTAAAGCAGCAGATATTGATTTAATTTTGATTGAACCAAGGATCTATTCAGAAGATGATGACTTGTTTTTAGGAAAAACATCAGGTAAAATTGTTAAGCAAACGATAATTCCAACTTTAATAATTCCAGAAGGTTATGTTTTTAAGCCTATTGAAACCATTTTGATGGCTGTAAAATCTGCGATTATTAAAAAGGAAGGTGTGCTTACTCCATTAAAAGCTATAAAAAATAATTTTAAAGCGGTGGTTAATTTGCTTTTAGTAAAAACGCCTTATTATAATGAAGGAGATTTTGATGTTAACGACGAGTTATCGAGTATCGTATCGGAGGTGATACATTCTGAAAACCCAACAACCTATCATGGTGTTTTAGAGCATTACAAAATGCATAACCCAGATATGCTTTGTGTCGTAAGACGAAAAAGAGGGTTTTTTATGAAGAAATGGGAGAATAACCAAATTTATAAAAAAGATTTTAACAGTAGCTTACCTGTTTTGGTGTTAAGCGAATTAAAATAA